GGCTGGAATCTTGCTGGTCCTCTTTTCCATCTTCGACGCCTTCGACGGTACCCTGGCTCGCATGACCGGGCGCGCCAGCACCTTCGGCTCCTTCCTCGATTCAACCATCGACCGTTATGCTGAGGCCATTGTTCTCTTCGGCCTTCTTGTGTACATGACAGGAATAGGCGATCGGACTGGTATTCTGCTGATCTATGTTTCAATCGTCGGTTCCCTGTTGGTAAGCTATACGCGGGCCAAGGCCGAGAGTCTCGATATCGAGTGTAAGGTTGGCATCCTAACCAGAGCCGAACGCATCATTGTCCTGGTCATTGGCCTGGTATTCTCGGGATGGCACCCGTTTCCTGGAGGCCCCGGCGTTCTGATCCTGGCGCTCTGGGTCCTGGCTATTTTCAGCAACGTCACCGCTATCCAGCGGGTTTATGCCGTATGGAAAGCGACTGAATCGGAGCGAAATTAGCCAATTTGTTGACCTCAGTCAACTGGATAAAAATTGTTCAAAAACTGGGCGTTATTTTTCCGCCGTCCGTACGTCTTGAGAGGTGATGAGGGTGTCGTCAAAGACAACCAACTTGGAGAAGCACACATTGGAACGGGCAAAAGCCTACGATACTGATGCATTGGCTCAGATCTTCGACCAATACCAGGGCAAGATTTACAGCTACATGTATCATCGAGTCGGTAATCCGTCCGTCGCGCAAGACCTAACATCGCAGGTCTTCTTGCGTGTGCTCGAAGCAATTCAAAACGAGCGTGCCTGGCAGTCCTCCTTCTCAGGCTGGCTTTATAGAATTGCTCATAACCTGGTCATCGATTACTACCGTCGCCGGGGGCGCTCCACCCAGGTTTCATTCGAAGATGTACCGGCTCTCGTTTCCAAAGGCGTGGGCCCCGAGCAAGCAGCTCAGCGTGCGCTGGACGCCGAGGGGTTGCGTGATGCCATCAATCGACTGACGGAAGAACAAGCCCAGGTCGTAACTTTACGGTTCCTTGAAGGATTAAGCATTGCTGAAGTCGCTATGGCCATGGAAAAGACGGAAGGTGCTATTAAGGCCCTGCAATACAGGGCGGTCTCATCTCTTCGTCGGTTGATGGTGTAACAGGCATTAGAAACCATGGCAGATATGAGTGCCCGTTTTGAGGCATATGTAGGTGAACTGGAAAGTGGCGCCAGCGTGGACGAATGTGTCTTCGCCGACGACGCCACGGACTCCAGTCTTGCCCCCTTGATTGAGCTGGTGGCGGCCCTGCGCGGGTTGGGCGGGCCAGTACCCGCGCGCGATCCCGAAACGCTGGACGTAGCCCGGACAAGCTTCCTTGAACAAGTCACCCTGTTTGGTCAGCAGGTAAACCAGGAGTTGGAGGATGCCCTGGCGCAGGCCACCCTCATGTTAGGGGCCGGCGCCACCATCGATGAATGCAGTGATGCCTTTCCCGACCTGGCCGAGCAACTCGAACCGCTCCTGGTTACGGTGGACCAACTTCAAACCCTGAGCGACCCTGCGCCACTGCCGGATCCGGACCAGGTAGCCTTTGAACGCAATCGTTTCCTGGCACGCGCTACGCTGTTGGGCCAGGCTCCGGCAACCAGCATCGACGACGCGCTGGACGCGAGTCTGGCCATGATGGCATCGGGGGCAACGCTCGACCAGTGTATCGACAGGTTCCCCCACCATGCGGCGGAATTACGATCGCTTCTTGATACAGTGTTCGCCCTCGAACCCGCTGCCGAACCGGTCCCGGAACGACAGCCCGCGGTAGTTTCAGCCCAGCGAGCGGCATTTCTGGCCGCAGCAGGCGAATATGCTGATGAACCAGGGCCACTGCTTGCGTTCTGGTACGGTTTACTTGATGGCATCGAGTCTTTCTTTGTGCCGGGGGCAAGGCGATGGGCTGCTGTTGCGGCTGCCCTCCTGGTTGTGTTGGTTGGTTTGAGTGGGTTTTCCGTTCAGGTTGCCGCCTCTTCCTTGCCCGGAGATGCCCTTTATCCAGTCAAACTGGCGTCCGAACGTGTCCGTCTGGTTCTGACTACCGACGGCGGGCCCCGCGATATTTTAGCTGAACAGCTTGCGGGTCAGCGCCGGGTCGAAGCAGAAGCCATTTCCGGATTGGGGCGGGTTGCCCGGATGGTGATTCCGGGTGAGATAGAGCGCATCGAGGATGGAGTCTGGTGGCTTGCAGATCTTGCGGTCCCGGTCATGGTTTCGGGTGACACTATTGTTCTCGACGGTGTTCCCGAGCCGGGAAGTAAGGTTCTTATCGAGGCTGTTTCCGATAGCGGCGGCACGCTCCATGCCATTAACATCTGGATCCTGGAAGGCCCATCAGAGTCCTCTGTGGAGGCCGCTCCCCTGCCTGCGACTGCCACACCAACGCCGACAGCGACCTGGACATCGACGCCACTGCCAAGTGATACACCGACGCATGAGCCGAGCAATACGCCGGTTTCGGCTGCCGTCCCGGTTCCGACCAGAACGCCGACGAGGACTCCAACCCGCACGCCGACACCATCGCCGACGCCGAGTCCCTCGCCGACCCCAACGGCGACGATTACGCCGACCCCGACCCCCACAACCCCGACTACTATAAACGTAGGCGGTGTGATTTTGGAGAAACACACCAACTGGTGGCGTGTGGCCGACCATCGAGTTCTCCTGGATAGCGCCACCGTCATCGACGAAACCGTGGCGCCGGCTGAGGTGGGAGCGGATGTCAATGTGGAGGGCTTCCCGCAGCCCGGCGGCGAGATCCTCGCGACCCTCATTACCGTTGTCAGAGGGGCACCCGGACCGGAGATCAAGGAATTCACCGGTCGGATCAACGCCATGAACGGTTCCAATTGGCAGATCGGCAGCACCTGGGTTGTGGTTACCGGCTCTACCGAGATCACCGGCGATCCGGAGATTGGGAAAGTTGCGTCGGTGCGGGCCGAGCGCGATCCGGGCGGACCATGGGAAGCGAAGTGGATCCATGTTCGGGAAACTGAGATTGTCTATATCGATGGGATCATCACCTCGATCAACGGTGATACCTGGGTTGTAGGAGGCCAGACGATCCATGTGGATGGGTCTACTGATATTGCAGGTGATCCCGAGGTCGGACGTCGCGCCCAGGTTGAGGCTGAGGTTCGCCCCGAGGGATTGTACGCCCGCCGAATTCACGTCTTCGGTCCCACTGATACGCCAACCCATACGCCGACCTTTACACCGAGTCTCACGGCGACCTTTACTCCGACGCCGACCGGTACACCCACAGTAACCATTACACCTTCGGATACTCCGACATTGGAGCCTACGGCAACAAATACGCCAACGGTCGAACCGACCAATACTTCGACTCCTGAACCCACGGAAACCCCGACGGTCAAGCCGACTGATACCGTGACACCCGAACCGACCAGTACGCCGACGCCTGAACCGACCGATACATCGACACCTGAACCGACCGATACGCCGACACCTGAACCGACCGATACGCCGACACCTGAACCGACCGATACATCGACACCTGAACCGACCGATACATCGACACCTGAACCGACCAATACGCCGACAGAAGCGCCAACGGATACACCGACCCCCCGACCCTCGCCGACATCGACTGCAGTAATACCGATTCCGCTCACGCCGACGCCGGAGTAACACCTTTGGCGGATAGCCGTGCAGCGCGGCAGACAGGCTTCGATGGCTCACTGTCGCAAGAAAAATATCAACGGTTTTTTCGACTGGCGCGTTTTTTGAACCTGTTGTATACTTGCTGAAGTTATGACGCCCTGGGCATTATTGTTCTCATCAATCGTCCGCCGCCGCCGTTAACACTGCAGCGCAAGAAAAAAAGAAGCAGTTGGTGCCAGAAGCCGAGGTTGTCTCGGGTCTGGAATGCTTTTTCCGCGTTGTCCAGTGGCCTGGGCCAGAAATGAATAACCTACAACGATCTCCAACTTTGCACCATCGCCGGGATGCCGCCACGGTTTCGACCTCTTTGTCGAAGTTCGGGTGGCAGTTTTTGCTTGTACTGTTCTTGGGATTCACCAGTGGCCTGCTGGTGGCCCAAGGCCTGAATACCACTACAGGTGTTTATTCGGGGCTTTCTCCTCGTAGCCTGGCAAGGGTCCTGGAATCAGTTCCTGGATTCGCATCCAACTTCCTTTCGGCAAGCCTCCCATCTGAAACCTCGAATCTGGCTTCCGGGGCTCCGTACAACGCTGCCATCATTGATCAAAGGAGTAGCTCGGCCATGTCCAACGACCTGACTGGCTCACCAGCCTCATCCCATCAGGTGCTAAGCGCCGACTGGTCATTTCCTGAGAATATCTCATCGTCGCAGGCAAGGGCAACCCGTCCCGCCCTGGTAAGTGGACCAAATGGTCAGCTTCACGCCTTGTGGGAGCAGAATGCGAGAATCTTCTATTCGGTGCGCGACAACGGTCAATGGAGTTCGCCTGCAACTGTCGCAACCGGGCGGCAACCGTCCGCCGGCCTCG
The Chloroflexota bacterium DNA segment above includes these coding regions:
- a CDS encoding CDP-alcohol phosphatidyltransferase family protein is translated as MISDWARGFFRGFLEAVARFFQRLGVTPNQLTIIGLMLQAVVAVVIALGYLPLAGILLVLFSIFDAFDGTLARMTGRASTFGSFLDSTIDRYAEAIVLFGLLVYMTGIGDRTGILLIYVSIVGSLLVSYTRAKAESLDIECKVGILTRAERIIVLVIGLVFSGWHPFPGGPGVLILALWVLAIFSNVTAIQRVYAVWKATESERN
- a CDS encoding sigma-70 family RNA polymerase sigma factor — protein: MERAKAYDTDALAQIFDQYQGKIYSYMYHRVGNPSVAQDLTSQVFLRVLEAIQNERAWQSSFSGWLYRIAHNLVIDYYRRRGRSTQVSFEDVPALVSKGVGPEQAAQRALDAEGLRDAINRLTEEQAQVVTLRFLEGLSIAEVAMAMEKTEGAIKALQYRAVSSLRRLMV
- a CDS encoding DUF5666 domain-containing protein encodes the protein MADMSARFEAYVGELESGASVDECVFADDATDSSLAPLIELVAALRGLGGPVPARDPETLDVARTSFLEQVTLFGQQVNQELEDALAQATLMLGAGATIDECSDAFPDLAEQLEPLLVTVDQLQTLSDPAPLPDPDQVAFERNRFLARATLLGQAPATSIDDALDASLAMMASGATLDQCIDRFPHHAAELRSLLDTVFALEPAAEPVPERQPAVVSAQRAAFLAAAGEYADEPGPLLAFWYGLLDGIESFFVPGARRWAAVAAALLVVLVGLSGFSVQVAASSLPGDALYPVKLASERVRLVLTTDGGPRDILAEQLAGQRRVEAEAISGLGRVARMVIPGEIERIEDGVWWLADLAVPVMVSGDTIVLDGVPEPGSKVLIEAVSDSGGTLHAINIWILEGPSESSVEAAPLPATATPTPTATWTSTPLPSDTPTHEPSNTPVSAAVPVPTRTPTRTPTRTPTPSPTPSPSPTPTATITPTPTPTTPTTINVGGVILEKHTNWWRVADHRVLLDSATVIDETVAPAEVGADVNVEGFPQPGGEILATLITVVRGAPGPEIKEFTGRINAMNGSNWQIGSTWVVVTGSTEITGDPEIGKVASVRAERDPGGPWEAKWIHVRETEIVYIDGIITSINGDTWVVGGQTIHVDGSTDIAGDPEVGRRAQVEAEVRPEGLYARRIHVFGPTDTPTHTPTFTPSLTATFTPTPTGTPTVTITPSDTPTLEPTATNTPTVEPTNTSTPEPTETPTVKPTDTVTPEPTSTPTPEPTDTSTPEPTDTPTPEPTDTPTPEPTDTSTPEPTDTSTPEPTNTPTEAPTDTPTPRPSPTSTAVIPIPLTPTPE